From the Selenomonas sp. oral taxon 920 genome, the window CGAGGAATCGTGCACACTGTCCCGCAAGATTGTAGACCTTCTCTGCAACGGCGGGCATCATCTCCGCGTCGAGGAGCGGCGTGAGCAGGTCCAGCGCGGCGGAACGCTCCCCCTCCAGGAGATGAATGCGCGCACGCAGGAAGATTGTATAGGGATCATGGGGCGCGTATTTCCCGCATTTCCGCCATGCCGCAAGAGCCTCGCGCGCACGCCCCGCCTCGATGTGAAGTGCCGTCAAAAGCCCCGCCGCCTCGACAGGCTCACGTCTGCGCAGGCGCTTGATTCCCTTGCGCGCCCCCGTCTCGTCTCCGCATGAAAGCGCCGCGAAAATATCATCGCGCAGCGCCTCAAGTCTGTCCATCCTCATTCCATTCCTCTCGCAAGACGTCCAATGCGGCGCAGCATACGCACTGCCTCGGGTGCGGCAGAGATCTCTCTGCAGGAATCCGGCAGGAGGAGAGCAAGCGCGCCCTGCTGTGCGGGTGCAAAGCCCCTCCCATATGCTGCTGCAGCTGCCGCCGTGCGTTCCATATCCTCAACCAGCGATGCTGCTGCAGAACACACATCCCCCGCGAGCAGGAATCGCCGCCGCTCGGAGAACTTCACCTTCGCACGCCGATCATAGTAGAGGCCCGCGCGCGGAAAGATGCCCGCCAGCACAGATGCGAGAAACGCCGCGTCCGCAGTTTCATCGTAATGTGCGTTCAGCGCCTCGATCACAGCCGCATCATCCGCTCCCGCCGCCCTGAGAAGGCGTGCGAACCGAGCAAGGGCTGGTGCGTAGTGCGGACGCAGCCGCAGTGCACGCTCATAGAGTGCCGCCGCCCCATCCGTATTCCCTGTAAGTTCTTCCGTCTCGCCAAGCCGCATGTAGACACTCGGCGCAAGAACCCCGGAGTAATCGCCCTCCTGATAGTATTCCTCGTGCAGACGAATTCCGTCCGTATACGCTTCGCGTGCCCGTGCGTAATATCCTGCCTCCCACGCATAGGTTCCGTAAATCAGGGGAAAATCCGCTTTCTCGGGAAGAGCTTTTCGTGCCGTCTCATATGCTTCCGTAATCTCTGCTTCCTCTGCCCCTGCGAGGATAAGGGATTGAAGCAGAACCGCATGCGGGCGATCCTCAGAGCCTACCGGACGATCCGCGCTGTCCCGCGCCAGTCGTGCATAATGCGCCGCCTGCGTATAGTCCTCCAACGTATAGTAGCAATCCATCAGATGATATTCATCGAGCTTTCGATACTCTCCGCGCGCACGTCGTGCAAGCAGCAGGGCCAGATCGCGTTTGGACTTCTCTTTGATGATGCGCGGCGAATAGCCCGTATGATAGAGCACGAGCCCCGGTGCCATCGCCATTTCGCGCGCCGGGTCGCCGCTGAGATTCTCCACATGCTCGTGGATGCTCCCCACAAAGCGGATGTGCGGTGCACGGCGGAAGATGCGCTGCACCTCTGCCGATGTGCCGAGCAGCGCCCCCGTATCCATGTCGATATTGACAAGGTGAACAATAAAGCCGTCGAACGTCTCCCGTCCTGCGTATTCCTCGATCAGCGGCCGCACGCGCGGTACGCTCTCCTCCGTGAAATACTCGTCCGCATCCGTAAAGACAACCCAGTCGCCCTTCGCCTGATCGAGTGCAAAATTCTTTGCCGCCGCAAAGTCATTGATCCAGTCGAAATGGCAGACTCGTGCACCGCCTGCACGCGCAATCTCCACCGTCGCATCCGTCGACCCCGTATCGACGACGATCATCTCATCGGCAAAGGTGCGCATCGACACGAGCCAGCGCGGCAGATTTTCTGCCTCATTCTTCGTAATGACACAGGCTGATATCCTCATCGTACCAACTCCATCAATTCCTTTGACTTTCGATGCGCGGGGGCAAGGGAAAGCGCATGCGCGAGATATTCCTGCGCCTCCGCACGCGCACCAAGATGCAGTGCGGCAAGCGCCATCCCATAGAGTGTATCCGGTGTCTCTCCCTCTGCGGCAGAGAGGAACTGCCATCCGAGAAATGCCCCCTTCCAACGCTCCGCTGCAGCAAAATCCTCTGCCGCAGCGAGCAGATGTTCTGTTCCATAATCAGCAGATATGCGCAGGAATCGCTCTGCCTGTTCTGCATTTGAATGATGAATAAACGCCTCACGCACTGTACGGTAGCCGTCTATGGTATCCGGCAGCGGAGCAGCATCCGGCTCATCATAATGGCGCCAAAGGATCTGCATCGCACGCGGGAGCACCCCACGCAGACGCTGATAGAGATGGATGCTCTCCGCATGGCGCTCTCGCTCTAGACGCAGAAGAACCTCCGGTATCTCTCGCGCATATTCGGCCAATGTGCCGACAACCTGCTCCCCAAATTCCTCTGCAGTTAGGCTCTGCATCTTCGTGTAGATCTCCGGTATCGGTACAGCCTGTCCGATCTCCTGCGAGAGCACGGCACGCGCCGCTGCAGCGAGTTCCAACCAACCGTAGCTGTCCGCAAAACGAGCAAGATAGGAAAGTGTCCCCGCATCGCTGCCGAGCATTTCACGCAAGCCGCTCAGAACGGTCCCCATATCCTCGGAGGCGTGCAGCTCCACATAGACATCCAGAGCCTCCTCGCGGGCTGTATCAAGCGCAAAGGCGCGGGCAAGCTCCTCCTCTGCCGCAGACGCATGCCCCATCTCCATCAGGAGGCGGGCACGCGCGGCAGATACTGCGCCTGCCCACACAGGAAATTCGGATGCCTCGCCTGCCGTATCTGCAGGACTCTCATAGAGTTCCAACGCACGCGTCAGTGCGGACAGGGCCTCTCCATCACCACATGCCGCAAGCAGCAGGCCAAGCCGTCCATAGAAGTCCGGCAGCTGCTGGAATTCTTGACACGCTGCACGCGCAGCTTCCACTTGCTGTGCAAGCGGAACATTTTCCTTCTCCATTGCATCAAGCAGGAGCTGATGGAGATGGCTCTGTGCGCCAACAGAACTCACAGACTCCTCCAATGCGGCACGCGCATAAATCAGCGCCGCCGCATATTTCCCAAGACCGTAATAGGTATCGGCAAGATAGCGGCAGTCTCCGGGCTGAAGCCCGCTCTCCTCTACGCGCCGCTCCATCAATGCAAGATTTCGCTCATGTTTCGCGCGGATACGTCCCGATGAATAGCCCACGTGGCGAACCGCAAGTGCCGCTGCTTCATGATAGAGAACGGGTTCTCCGTCCGTCTTGCGCAATGCCTCGTGCACCCGACCCTCATAGAAAAGCCCGCGCCCCATGCGCAGGAGTCGGACATGCGGCGCACGCCCCATTTCACGGCTGCCCGCATCCTCATCTATGTGCACAATCGGCAGGAGTACGGCATCCACATGCGGCAGGATCACATCCACCATGGAAAGATAGGCACGCACTTCACTCGGCTCAAAGAACGACTCATCTGCATCGAGGATGACAGCCCAATCACCGCTTGCCGCCCCGATTGCAGCATTCCGTGCGGCGGCGAAGTCATCTTTCCATGTAAAATCAATGAGCTTCGTTCCCGCCTTCTCGGCAAGCACACGCGTCCCATCCGTCGATCCCGTATCGACGACAATCCGTTCATTCGCGTAGACCGCTGTATTCGACAGCCAGCATTCCATATCCCGCACATCATCACGCACAAAGACACATGCGGCAATGCGCATCTCTTCTGCATGTGCAGCGATGCGCCGCCAGATCTCCATGCGGCGGCAGAGGGCCTCGTGCATCTCCGCCGTAAAGACAGACTGCTCCGTTCCCGACTCCGACGGCTGTATCCGGAGTGCCGTCGCTGCCGCCTCAATTGCCTCTGCGTAACGATGGAAGGCGGCAAGTGCCTCGGCATACTCAGCATGCATCTCCGGCAATTCCGGAAATTCGTGCGCGGCCTGCTCGGCCACAGCAAGGTACTTTTCTCTGAGCAGAGGCTGCATACCATAGATACGCAGGAGAATCCGATAGGAACGGCTGGCATATACAACACTGCGGCGCCCCATCCCAATGTCGAGAAGTGCATAGTGTTCTGCCATGTGTTCATCGCCCAGATTATCATAGGTCTCAGCGAGATAACGCCAGCAGCGATCCGGCATATTGCCCTGTTTCACTTCTTCGAGGAGAATGCGCAGATTTCGCTCCCCCTTTTCACGTGTCAGCAGGGCAGAATATCCTGTATGCACGAGAGACAGCAGGGATGCAGCAATCATTCGAATCGACGGCACCGTATCGTCCGCATTTCTCAACTCTTCATGAATACGCCCGACGTAATGCCGTCCCTCGCGTCGGCGAAAGATACGCGGTGCATAGGAGTCCAGCAGTGTCTCTCCGGTTGTCTCGTCGATATTATGCCACGGTATGAGAAGTACTTCACCGCCTGTGTGGTCTGCTTCCTCAATAACCGCACGTAAATGATCTCGTGTCTCGAGAGAAAAATATTCATCCGCATCGATAAAAATAATCCAATCTCCCGTCACATGGGCAAGAGCTGCATTCCGTGCCGCCGCAAAATCATCCTGCCACGCCCAATGATACACCGCAGCTCCATACGCCTCCGCTACGTGCACCGTATCATCCTGCGAGCCTGTATCCAAAACAATAAGCTCATCCACCTGCGACCTAAGACTTTCGATCGATTTTTTCAGGTGAGCAGCGTCATCGCGCACAATATAGCATGCCGTAATGCGCACGTTGTCTTTTATCCTCTCCCCCATATGCCCCCCCATATATGCTCTGTGTTTTTCCATCCAAAACTGTGCCCTTGCAGGCTCTCCAAGTTCCTGATAAAGCAATGAAAGGCGTTCTGCCGCAAAGGCTGCAACAGCATCGTTAAAGAACGAGGAGTCATGCGCGGAAGAAAAATCATCCTTATAGTGACGCAAGGCCTCCTCAAAGGATTCTGCTGCCTCATGATAACGCACGAGCCCACAGAGAATCATGCCGCGCTGGGCATAGAAGTCCGGCAGATACGGGAATTTTTCTATTGCCTCATCAGCAAATATAAGCATCTCCTCATCTGAATAATGAAGGGCACGCATGGACTCAATCATCTGGTGCCAGATCTTGCTCTCTTCGTCGGTGAAGGCAATATCCCCCTGCAGAGCCTCCTTGGACAGCATGAGCGTCTTTGCATAATCCTTCAGTCCGAAGTAACAGTCTGCCAGATAAAAGGCATGCATCGCTGTTCGTCCATGCATCTCAGCGTCATGCTCAAGCATGGCGATATTGCGCCGTATCTTCTCTGCCCCACGCTTCTGCAGATATCCGGTATGCCCCGCATCAAGGCGTGCATCCCCATAGACAAGCACCCGCTTCCCCCCATCGTCCCGGACCGCCTGCTCATGGATCATCCCTTCGTAGTGAAGTCCGGGCATTCGCAAAATCCGCGGACTCCACATACGCATTGCATCCTTCATGGAATTCTCTGTCATAAAATTGCAGAGTGAAATCATAATAATATCGACGTCTTTATTTTCATGGATTGCCGCTTCAATTCCATCCCGTAATTGCTCAGGATGAAAGAAATATTCGTCGGCATCCAAAAAAATGACAAAATCACCCCTGCATTGTTTGAGTGCATAATTACGTGCCTGAGAGAAATCATTCTTCCATGGAAAATCATAAAGGTGTGCATGAAACTCTGACGCCGCATCGGCTACAGCGGTGCTTCCGGCCGTAGAAACGACAATGATCTCATCCACAGTTTCCCGAACAGACGCAAGTGATCGGCAAAGCTCGTTCACTTCGTCCTTGACAATATAGCAGGCAGAGATCTTCATGTGGCACATCCTTTCCTTCTCATTCGAAGAATATTATACGCGATATTCACTAAATTAGCAAAGAAAAAGAACCCCTCCCCGAAGGGAGAGGTTCCATCCGTATAGATACAGCCGAGACTGTAAATTACTGGAGAAGCGAGAGAACTGCAGAACTGTTCTGGTTCGCCTGTGCGAGCATGGACTGCGCAGCCTGAAGCAGAACGTTGTTCTTCGTGTAGTTCGTCATCTCCTTCGCCATATCCGCATCGCGAATCGTGGACTCGGAGTTCTGAACGTTCTCGGACGCCGTCGTGAGGTTCGAGCTCGTGTAGTTGAGACGCGTCTGAACAGCACCGATGTTTGCCTGCTCGTCGAGCGCCTTCTGGAGAGCCGTCTCGATCGTATTGATCGCAGCGTTTGCCTTGTCCTGCGTCTGAACGCTGAGGACAGAGCCGTCCGTGCCCTTGAGACCAAGAGCGAGCGAACGCATATCCGTCATGCTGACCTTGATCGCCTGGTTCGCCTTGACACCCGTCTGGAGCGTGAGTGCATTGTCAGCGGACTCGTTCTCTGCGCGAACGCGCTCGTTGAATGCATCGAGGGCCGTATTGGCCGTCTTGCGGATCGCGCCCGTGTTGTCTGTGATCGAGAGCGTGAACGAGGAGATCTGATAGGTCGTACCAGCACCCGCAGCCTGAATCGAAAGAGCCGACTTGTTATCCGCCGTGTAGACGCTGTTCTTCGCCTTGTCAAGGCCAATGAGCGCCCCTTCCTTCGTGGAGGCCGTTGCGACTGCGGCCGTGCCCGCGAGGGACTCCGTGCCGTTGTACGCCGTGCTCTTGATAATATCAGAGAGCGCGTTCGTGCTGCCGACCGAGAACGTCGTCGTGTACGTGCGGCCCTGACGGACATACGAAACCGTGATCTTATCCGTCGACTGGATGTTGAGGCTCTCATCCGTACGGCTCTTGAGCTCTGTCAGTGCAGAACCCCATGCCGAAGCCGTGCTCATCGCGCTGTTCGTGAGCGTCGTGCAGGTTGCCGTACCAATGCTGTTGCGCGAACCATCGACGAGGTACTTGCCGTTGTACGTTGCAAGTGCATTGTCGTCGATCTGGTCAACCATCTGGTTGATTTCCTTCTGGATCGCGCGGCGATCTTCGTCCGTGTTCGTGTCGTTCGCTGCGTTGATCGCCTTCTCCTTCAGGGTCTTGAGGATCTCGACCGTGCTGGAGACAGCACCCTCAGCGGTGCGCATCATGCTGTTGCCGTTCTGCGTGTTCTGGTTGTCCTGATCGAGCGAACGGATCTGGACGCGCATACGCTCGGAGATGGCATAGCCGGAAGCATCATCGCCGGCCGAGTTAATCTTCATGCCCGAGGAGACCTTCTGAAGGCTCTTCGCGAGTGCCGACTGGTTCTTGTTCAGGATGTTGAGCGTGTTGACCGCCGACATGTTGTTCTTGACTACCATTGCCATGTGTAAATTCCTCCCTGGTGTCTTTCCGGATGTTCCGGAATGTTGAATGTATGTGCGGACATCCGTGCCCGCTGTATAATAGGCAAGTGACGCGTCTATCCTGGATGGCTGCTAGCTAGCCGTCCCTGGCAGCCGCCCCGCTTGCTTATTATCGCCTTACATAAAGTATATCGTCATGAAGAGGATATACTTAAGTATCTGACTGCAAACATTTTACTTTTTTTTCATCTGTTTGTCAAGGGCAGCGCCCTGCTTTTTTTAAAAAATTATTAGTATCGTCGGTTAAGGTTTCCGCCGAGAGGGCTCGCCCCCGTGAGATCGTAGCTGTGAACGGCGGCGTTCTGGCGGCGCGAACGGTTCAGCCATGCGCGTGCCTTGTACTGGATCTGCATCTCGAGCGGGCGGATCTCCGCATCGAGCGCCGCCCACTCCGCTCCTGCACGATAGGGATCTGCAGGCAGTGCCTGCAGCAGATCGACAATCTGCCCACGCTGCTCAACGAGTTCGATAAAGGTGTCAATCTCGCTTGCATCGACGAATTTGAGCAGTTCGTGTGTGAGCACACGATACTTCTCCCAGAGCTCACGCGCTGTCTCGTAGGATTCATCCGGCATAGACGCCGCTCCCTTCCATGCCCTGTGCGCCCTTCTCCTCGCGCGCCTTCTTCATAGCCTGTGCCCACGCATCGCGCAGCTCTGTCATGATGTCGGTTGCCTCCTGGATAATCGCAGGGTCGCTCTTCATATTTCCCTCGACCAGGCGGTCGTAGGCATAGTTATAGAGCGGCATCAGCTGATGGGAGATTTCATAATCCATGTTGAGCGTGATGCGGAACTCCGAGATGATATTCTGTGCCTTTTGGAGGGAGCTATTCGATGCCTCGTAGTTCTTCTCCGCAAGTGCCTCGACCCCCTCCTTGATGAACTTGAGACATCCGTTGTAGAGCATGAGTGTCAGTGCCTCGGGTGTCGCCGTCATCACCTGCTGCTTCTTATATGCCTCCGCAGCACTGTTTACCATATGGGAATCCCCCCCTGCATCACTTTCCATTGAAGAAATTGAACTGCGTCGAGAGACGGGCGATTGCTTCCTCCATTGCGTTGTACTTCTGGTAAAGCTTGCTCTCAAAGGACGACATGAGTTTCTTAAAGTCACTCATCTGCTTCTCGTAGTTCTGGATCAGCTTGCCCAGTTCGCTGAGATCCGTCTTGTCTGCTGCGACGCCGGAATGGCGCTCGAGCTCTTTGAGGCGTCCGCCCAGCTTGTTATAGAGACGGGTGGCAACACCGCTGTTGCCGTAGTCATCGTTCTCATCGTCATGCGAGATGAGACGGTACACCGCGTCCGGCTCTGCCGCAATTGCGTTCTTGAGCTTCGTCTCGTCGATCTGCAGATGCCCCTTCTGATCCTTTGCCGTGATGCCGATAGACGAGAGGGTGGAGTAACGCCCCGGCACGGACTTCACGGGGTTGATGACTGCGTCGCGCATATCGCCGATGATGGAGCGTACGTAACTGTCACGGTAGAGAAGGCCTTCCTTCGCCTTCGCGTTCCACTTCTCGACCTGCTCCTTCGTCATCCCGTCTTCCTGTGACTTCGTGAGTACGCCGTAGTCCTTGTGTCCCTTATCGCCGTATAGCTTGTTCAGTTCATCGAGCAGTGCATTGTACTCCTCGACAAATTTCTTGACGTTCTCGACAAGCTTGTCCTGATCCTGTGCGACATTGACCGTCGCCGGCGTGCCCACAGGAGTCGGCTTCTTAAATGTGTAGGTAACACCGCCCACCTCGAGCTTGTTGTCCTGCAGGTTGTTGTAGTCACGCCCGTCAATCTTGACGTTTGCGTTGGTTCCCGCTGCCGCCATGGAGATGGTCGTCGGACTGCTCGTTGTAAGCGTCATAGCAGAACCGATGGTGCCATTGCTGACAACACCGAGCTTCAGATTATTCAGGAGGGTCGTCGTATAACTCGCAGAACTTGAGGTTGTATCCACGGTGAGGTCAATCTTGTTGCTGTCGCCCGTCTTGCTGTTGGCGAGAGAAAAACCATCTGATACGGAGTCATAGTTCGCACGAATATCGAGCGAGGTCTTCTTCCCGCTCGCATTATAGCGAGCGTTATTGATCCGATTCGCAAGATCATTGAGCGTGAGGTTCTTCGTAAAGACCTCCTCCGCAGTGAACGTCACCTCTGCCGAGCCCGTGCCGTTTGACACCTTGAATTTGAGTGCCGTGTCCCCGTCCAGCATGCCGCTGGGACGTGTGCCGCCTGCAAATGCAATGTCCTTGAGCATCGTGCTCCCAGGTGTGCCCGTACGTCCGACATGCTGCCCCGATGCCGTCATGAGATAGGCGTTCGTCGCAGCCTGTGTGACCTCGACCGTATGTGCCATAACACCCGCATTCGCGTTCGCCGTCGCCGTAACGGCGTCGGTATTCGAGCTGGTCGTCGTCATCGGCTTCGTCAAAGAGCTCAGACGATAGTCAGACATGCGGCTTTTAAACGTATTCGTCTTGTCATAGACATTCGCATACGCTTCCTTACGCCACTCTGTTTCGACTTCCTTCTTATAAATACGATCGTATTTCTTCTGCTGAGAGATCATCCCGACCTTGACCAGTGACTCAACGTCAAGGCCCGACCCGGAAAGTCCATAGATACCTTTTGCTGATGACATATTCTTCTCCTTCTATCTCCCTACGCCGTCTTATCCAGGAAGGCGCCGATCCAGTCGTGCACCTTGATCATGTGCTCTACCATTGCCTCGGGCGGAACCTCGCGCAAGACCTCACCGGTCTTCTTGTCAAGCATTCGCACAGACATAAAGTTGACTTCTTTGTGGTACTGGAACTGCAGATCAACATTGATGTTTCGCATGATCTCATTGAGCTGCTGCGTGATGAACGCCGTCTGCTCCTCCGAGAGCGGCGCATGCTGCTCCTTCTCCTCTGCAGAGGACTCAGCCGGTTCGGCTGCAGGCAGTGCGCTTGTAGGCGATGTCTGCAACGACTCCTGCACATTCGCCTTGGGAACATCTTCCCCCATACTGCTGACGGCGACCGCCGCAAGCATAACATCCTGAACATTCGTTACGGTCATAAGGCACCCCTCCGTGTGTCATTGGGAACGCATCCGGCGTTCCCATTCCGTTCTTCCTTGATGGTTCCTTCTCAGTTTTTGGGCAAGGCACTAAGATCAAAGTTCGCGGGCGCTGCCGCTGCCTTCTGATTCTCTTCCTGAATCGCCCGATAGATCTCACCGCGATAAATCTTGACGCTGCGCGGCGCATCAATGGCAATGCGCACGTTGTCGCCCTGGACCTCCACGATGTTGACGACGACATTGTCGCCGATCATGATCTGCTGTCTGGGTTTACGTGTGAGTACGAGCATTACCGTTCCTCCTTCTCAGCGGGGAACAGGCGATGCTTCGTTGTATATGCGCTCCGGTCAAGCACAATCTGCTTTGCCTGACGCGTTGCGGCATTGATGACGATGGGAGCCATGAGGTTCGCGGTCAGATCGCGGATCTCATGCCCCGAGAGTGTAAGAATCGCATAGATCAGCACCTCCTCCGGAGATGTCAGGCCAAGCTCTGCCTCCACCTCATCGTCGATGGTGAACTCGTAGTCCGGGAAAAATGTGAGCGGCATCGTCATCAAAAAGGCAAGATCCGGCGTTTGCACCGACTGCAGGAACACGTACGGACTGTCCTCCTCGTACGGTATGATGACAAATTCCCGCTCCTCCTCGAAGGCGGGAATGCCTGCCGCAAAATGGATGATGGACTCTTCTGCCGCCTCAATCTCACCGAAGCGGCTCGTCATAATCTTCTTCATCAATGACTCCTGTTATGCACGTACATCGTATTTGCCTTCGCTGACCCACCTGTGGATATCGCCTTTTTGCTGCAGGTATGTTTCGACACTGCCGCGGTTGTAGTGCAGGCGCGGACGACTCTCCGTATGCCAGTGCGGCGTCGTGTGACCGACGGTCGGCTCTCCGACCGCCTGTCCCACATCAAAATGGATCTCAGGATCGGGAATCGCGGCGGCAACAAGCTGACGCTGCTGTGTCATGCGGTTTTCCATGTCACGCTTGGCGAACTCTATGCCGACCTGACGCCCCGGCTTGGGGCCGTCCTCGGCGAGCGCCCACGCCATCTGCGTATGCTTCGAGGTTCCCTTACGCACCTCGCTCATGCCGCGCTCGAGATTCTCGCGGGCAAAGTCCGTATGATTCGTATATCCGTAGCTGTGCCGGCTCGGATAGCTGTCAATCGAGAGCTTCGGCTGCGTCACGCCGCGGTTCGAGCGCGCCTGCTGCGTCTCCTGCTCGTAGCGCGGCTGATGGATTCCGGAATCCAGCGAATTGTACTGTATACGCATGCCGATGATCGGCAGCGTGGATCGTATATTGAGATAGCGCATGGGCATAAAGGGCATCCTTTCCCGTTTATGAACTGCCGTTACATGGTATTACCGCAGATAATCCACGAGCGAGAGCGGCAGGATGCGCGCCCCCATCGAGAGCGACATGCTCATGATCGTCTGCTGCTGCATCATCTTCGTTGCGAGCTCCGCCACGTCCGTCCCGGTAGCCGTTGTGATATCGCGCGTGATATTCTCCTTGTGATCCGTGAGAATGCTCTTCATATCCGTGTAGAGACCGCTGCGCGAGCCCGTCTCCGTATGAGCCTGCAGCGTCACCTGATTGGCAACATCAGCAAGCGTAACGCCGTCCGAACTCAGCCAGTGCGCATCGCACGCCTTCGTCTTGGCATAGACCGTCAGCATATTGTTGACCATCGCTGTTCCCGAGGGGTCGTCAGGAACACGGCCGGAGTTCTTGTCGTCGAAGAGGTCGCGCCCGAAGATATCAACGCCCGTCTTGTTGACTGTATCCGCCGACGGCTCCGTCGAGCCGTTCTGCTTGACCATCGAGATGTAGCGCCTGTCGCCCTGATACGTGACAAGCTGCTGGCGCACATAGGAAAATTTCAGCGTCACACCGGGCACCGCTGCTGTATTGGACCAGTTTTCGCCCTTGCCGGGTGCCGCGACAGGATCGTTGATCAACTCTCCCGTGTTCTTGAAGTTGTCCTTGATGAAGCCCGAGCCCTTCGTCACGCCCGCGACATTCCCTACGAAGGTTGTTTCACCGGCAGCAATCGCATCCGCCTCGGTCTTATATCCCTTGGCGATCAGATCTTTGTAGCCATCCTGCACGAACTCCTTCGTGTAGACGTTGCCCGTAAGCGTATTCATATAGTAGGTCTTGCCGTCGCTGCCCTCAAGCGAGAGCATCTGATGCAGGAAATCTGCACTGTCGTTGTCGCTTGCCGACGTAAAGAACGCCGTCTGACGATCGTCAAGGCTCTTGGTAACGCCGCGCTTCTTCAGGTCTGCCTCACTCGACATGAGGAAGGGCTGCTTGAGATCTGCCTGCCCTGAGAAAACATAGCGGTCGCCGAGCTGGGTATTGCCGAGCGAGACGATCTGCTCGATGTTCGCCTTCATCTCGCGTGCAATCGCAGGCCAGTCGCCGCTCTTCTCATCCTTGTCGTCGTTCGCGCCCTGAATGGTCTTTGCCTTGAATGTCTTCTGGATGTCCTCCATCGCGGAGAGCGAGGTCTGCGTCGAGTTCATCCACGAGATGCCTGCCTGAACGCTGGCCTGATAGC encodes:
- the fliS gene encoding flagellar export chaperone FliS, with translation MVNSAAEAYKKQQVMTATPEALTLMLYNGCLKFIKEGVEALAEKNYEASNSSLQKAQNIISEFRITLNMDYEISHQLMPLYNYAYDRLVEGNMKSDPAIIQEATDIMTELRDAWAQAMKKAREEKGAQGMEGSGVYAG
- a CDS encoding tetratricopeptide repeat-containing glycosyltransferase family 2 protein, producing MRISACVITKNEAENLPRWLVSMRTFADEMIVVDTGSTDATVEIARAGGARVCHFDWINDFAAAKNFALDQAKGDWVVFTDADEYFTEESVPRVRPLIEEYAGRETFDGFIVHLVNIDMDTGALLGTSAEVQRIFRRAPHIRFVGSIHEHVENLSGDPAREMAMAPGLVLYHTGYSPRIIKEKSKRDLALLLARRARGEYRKLDEYHLMDCYYTLEDYTQAAHYARLARDSADRPVGSEDRPHAVLLQSLILAGAEEAEITEAYETARKALPEKADFPLIYGTYAWEAGYYARAREAYTDGIRLHEEYYQEGDYSGVLAPSVYMRLGETEELTGNTDGAAALYERALRLRPHYAPALARFARLLRAAGADDAAVIEALNAHYDETADAAFLASVLAGIFPRAGLYYDRRAKVKFSERRRFLLAGDVCSAAASLVEDMERTAAAAAAYGRGFAPAQQGALALLLPDSCREISAAPEAVRMLRRIGRLARGME
- a CDS encoding flagellin N-terminal helical domain-containing protein, translating into MAMVVKNNMSAVNTLNILNKNQSALAKSLQKVSSGMKINSAGDDASGYAISERMRVQIRSLDQDNQNTQNGNSMMRTAEGAVSSTVEILKTLKEKAINAANDTNTDEDRRAIQKEINQMVDQIDDNALATYNGKYLVDGSRNSIGTATCTTLTNSAMSTASAWGSALTELKSRTDESLNIQSTDKITVSYVRQGRTYTTTFSVGSTNALSDIIKSTAYNGTESLAGTAAVATASTKEGALIGLDKAKNSVYTADNKSALSIQAAGAGTTYQISSFTLSITDNTGAIRKTANTALDAFNERVRAENESADNALTLQTGVKANQAIKVSMTDMRSLALGLKGTDGSVLSVQTQDKANAAINTIETALQKALDEQANIGAVQTRLNYTSSNLTTASENVQNSESTIRDADMAKEMTNYTKNNVLLQAAQSMLAQANQNSSAVLSLLQ
- a CDS encoding glycosyltransferase — translated: MKISACYIVKDEVNELCRSLASVRETVDEIIVVSTAGSTAVADAASEFHAHLYDFPWKNDFSQARNYALKQCRGDFVIFLDADEYFFHPEQLRDGIEAAIHENKDVDIIMISLCNFMTENSMKDAMRMWSPRILRMPGLHYEGMIHEQAVRDDGGKRVLVYGDARLDAGHTGYLQKRGAEKIRRNIAMLEHDAEMHGRTAMHAFYLADCYFGLKDYAKTLMLSKEALQGDIAFTDEESKIWHQMIESMRALHYSDEEMLIFADEAIEKFPYLPDFYAQRGMILCGLVRYHEAAESFEEALRHYKDDFSSAHDSSFFNDAVAAFAAERLSLLYQELGEPARAQFWMEKHRAYMGGHMGERIKDNVRITACYIVRDDAAHLKKSIESLRSQVDELIVLDTGSQDDTVHVAEAYGAAVYHWAWQDDFAAARNAALAHVTGDWIIFIDADEYFSLETRDHLRAVIEEADHTGGEVLLIPWHNIDETTGETLLDSYAPRIFRRREGRHYVGRIHEELRNADDTVPSIRMIAASLLSLVHTGYSALLTREKGERNLRILLEEVKQGNMPDRCWRYLAETYDNLGDEHMAEHYALLDIGMGRRSVVYASRSYRILLRIYGMQPLLREKYLAVAEQAAHEFPELPEMHAEYAEALAAFHRYAEAIEAAATALRIQPSESGTEQSVFTAEMHEALCRRMEIWRRIAAHAEEMRIAACVFVRDDVRDMECWLSNTAVYANERIVVDTGSTDGTRVLAEKAGTKLIDFTWKDDFAAARNAAIGAASGDWAVILDADESFFEPSEVRAYLSMVDVILPHVDAVLLPIVHIDEDAGSREMGRAPHVRLLRMGRGLFYEGRVHEALRKTDGEPVLYHEAAALAVRHVGYSSGRIRAKHERNLALMERRVEESGLQPGDCRYLADTYYGLGKYAAALIYARAALEESVSSVGAQSHLHQLLLDAMEKENVPLAQQVEAARAACQEFQQLPDFYGRLGLLLAACGDGEALSALTRALELYESPADTAGEASEFPVWAGAVSAARARLLMEMGHASAAEEELARAFALDTAREEALDVYVELHASEDMGTVLSGLREMLGSDAGTLSYLARFADSYGWLELAAAARAVLSQEIGQAVPIPEIYTKMQSLTAEEFGEQVVGTLAEYAREIPEVLLRLERERHAESIHLYQRLRGVLPRAMQILWRHYDEPDAAPLPDTIDGYRTVREAFIHHSNAEQAERFLRISADYGTEHLLAAAEDFAAAERWKGAFLGWQFLSAAEGETPDTLYGMALAALHLGARAEAQEYLAHALSLAPAHRKSKELMELVR